The following are encoded together in the Geobacter sulfurreducens PCA genome:
- a CDS encoding peptide-binding protein, whose amino-acid sequence MTFRWIGCLLALLLIVSCSGEDRARAPAVRGPGTPAYGDAIVVGTIGEPSNLLPLLASDSASHEVAGNIFNGLVRYDKNLNLEGELAESWQVSPDGLTITFHLRKGVKWHDGVEFTSRDVLYTYRVTVDPKTPTAYAEDFKQVKTAEAPDPYTFRVTYAKPFAPALASWGMGILPAHLLEGKDITKSELSRRPVGTGPYRFKEWVAGQKIVLESNHDYYEGRPYIDRYIYRIIPDNSTMYLELKAGGVDLMGLSPVQYARQTDTPEFRSRFAKYRYPASAYTYLGYNLKNPLFADRRVRQAIAHALSKDEIIHGVLLGLGQVAVGPFKPGTWAYNPTVRDPGYDPVRARQLLAEAGWRATGPDGILMKDGKPLSFTILTNQGNDQRLKTAQIIQRRLRKVGIDVKIRVLEWASLLTNFIDKRNFDALIMGWTIPQDPDLFDVWHSSKTGPKELNFVGFKNDEVDRLIEEGRRTFDQEKRRRCYWRIQEILAEEQPYTFLYVPDALPAVSARFRGIEPAPAGIMYNFIRWYVPKEEQVH is encoded by the coding sequence ATGACGTTCCGGTGGATCGGCTGCCTTCTTGCCCTGCTGTTGATCGTATCGTGCAGCGGCGAAGACCGCGCGAGAGCCCCTGCCGTGCGCGGACCGGGTACGCCCGCTTACGGTGACGCCATCGTGGTGGGTACCATTGGCGAACCGTCGAACTTGCTTCCTCTGCTGGCGTCCGACTCGGCATCCCACGAGGTGGCGGGCAATATCTTCAACGGCCTTGTCCGTTACGACAAGAACCTGAACCTGGAGGGGGAACTGGCCGAGTCGTGGCAGGTTTCTCCCGACGGCCTCACCATCACTTTCCATCTCCGCAAGGGGGTGAAATGGCACGACGGCGTGGAGTTCACCTCCCGTGACGTGCTCTACACCTACCGGGTGACGGTGGATCCGAAGACCCCCACTGCGTACGCCGAGGATTTCAAGCAGGTCAAGACCGCCGAGGCACCCGATCCCTACACCTTTCGCGTCACCTATGCCAAGCCGTTCGCCCCTGCGTTGGCCTCCTGGGGGATGGGAATTCTCCCGGCTCACCTGCTGGAAGGGAAGGACATCACCAAGAGTGAACTCTCCCGTCGTCCCGTCGGAACCGGGCCCTACCGGTTCAAGGAATGGGTCGCCGGTCAGAAGATCGTCCTCGAATCCAATCACGACTACTACGAGGGCCGCCCGTACATTGACCGTTACATCTACCGGATCATCCCCGACAATTCCACCATGTACCTGGAACTCAAGGCAGGCGGCGTGGACCTGATGGGACTCTCGCCGGTCCAGTATGCCCGGCAGACGGATACCCCCGAGTTTCGTTCCCGCTTCGCCAAGTACCGCTATCCGGCCTCGGCCTACACCTACCTGGGGTACAATCTGAAAAATCCGCTTTTTGCCGATCGTCGCGTGCGCCAGGCCATTGCCCATGCCCTCAGCAAGGACGAGATCATTCACGGTGTGCTCCTGGGGCTCGGCCAGGTGGCGGTGGGCCCCTTCAAGCCGGGGACCTGGGCCTACAATCCCACGGTGCGCGACCCGGGCTATGACCCGGTGCGGGCGAGGCAACTGCTTGCCGAGGCGGGGTGGCGCGCAACCGGGCCCGACGGCATCCTGATGAAGGACGGCAAGCCGCTGAGCTTCACCATTCTGACGAACCAGGGCAATGACCAGCGGCTCAAGACCGCCCAGATCATCCAGCGCCGGCTGCGCAAGGTCGGGATCGACGTGAAGATCCGGGTGCTGGAGTGGGCGTCTCTCCTGACCAATTTCATCGACAAGCGGAATTTCGATGCCCTCATCATGGGGTGGACGATCCCCCAGGATCCCGATCTCTTCGATGTCTGGCATTCGAGCAAGACCGGTCCCAAGGAACTGAATTTCGTCGGCTTCAAAAACGATGAGGTGGACCGCCTGATCGAGGAGGGGCGCCGCACTTTCGACCAGGAGAAGCGCAGGCGCTGCTACTGGCGCATCCAGGAGATTCTGGCCGAGGAGCAGCCCTACACCTTTTTGTACGTCCCCGATGCCCTGCCGGCGGTGAGCGCCCGGTTCAGGGGAATCGAGCCCGCGCCGGCCGGCATCATGTACAACTTCATCCGTTGGTACGTGCCGAAAGAAGAGCAGGTGCACTAA
- a CDS encoding ABC transporter permease yields MAAYIFKRLLAMIPLLFGITLITFVVIRLAPGEPVEAMTAMSPKITAETRERLREFYGLDKPLHEQYVSWVGRIVKLDFGRSFAPDNRPVTDKIAERIPVTLSLNIIALILEFGLAIPIGIFAATHRDTIYDKGITLFVFLGFAVPTFWLALLLMYFFGVKLGWLPISGLHSLGSENLSPLAWFADMVKHLVLPVFVATFGSLAGLSRYMRSNMLEVIRQDYITTARAKGLSERVVIYRHALRNALLPVITLLGFSLPGLIGGSVIFETIFAIPGMGQLFYQGVMARDYPLVMGILVIGAFLTLIGNLLADVCYAMADPRIRHGRG; encoded by the coding sequence ATGGCCGCCTACATCTTCAAGCGACTCCTGGCAATGATCCCGTTGCTGTTCGGGATCACCCTCATTACCTTCGTGGTGATCCGGCTCGCCCCCGGGGAGCCGGTGGAGGCGATGACCGCCATGAGCCCCAAGATCACCGCCGAAACCCGCGAGCGGCTCCGGGAGTTCTACGGACTCGACAAGCCGCTCCATGAGCAGTACGTTTCCTGGGTCGGCCGCATCGTTAAGCTCGACTTCGGCCGCTCCTTCGCCCCGGACAACCGGCCGGTGACCGACAAGATCGCCGAGAGAATACCGGTGACCCTCTCCCTGAACATCATTGCGCTGATCCTTGAATTCGGTCTCGCCATCCCCATCGGTATCTTTGCCGCCACACACCGGGACACGATCTATGACAAGGGAATAACCCTCTTCGTCTTTCTCGGGTTCGCCGTGCCGACCTTCTGGCTGGCGCTGCTGCTGATGTATTTTTTCGGGGTGAAACTGGGGTGGCTTCCCATTTCGGGGCTCCACTCCCTGGGGAGCGAGAACCTTTCACCCCTGGCATGGTTCGCGGATATGGTAAAGCACTTGGTGCTGCCCGTGTTCGTGGCCACTTTCGGCAGTCTGGCGGGGCTGTCGCGCTATATGCGCTCGAACATGCTGGAGGTGATCCGCCAGGACTATATCACCACGGCCCGGGCCAAGGGGTTGTCCGAGCGTGTGGTCATTTACCGCCACGCCCTGCGCAACGCACTGCTGCCCGTCATCACGCTTCTGGGTTTTTCCCTGCCGGGGCTCATCGGAGGGAGTGTCATCTTCGAGACGATTTTCGCCATCCCGGGCATGGGACAGCTCTTCTACCAAGGGGTCATGGCCCGCGACTATCCGCTTGTCATGGGGATTCTCGTCATCGGCGCGTTCCTTACGCTCATCGGTAACCTGCTGGCCGATGTCTGCTATGCCATGGCCGATCCGCGCATCCGGCACGGAAGGGGGTAG
- the opp4C gene encoding oligopeptide ABC transporter permease yields MAYRDSWFHTVFWKRFRRNRFALAGGVVVVVLFAISFLAPYIAPWDPDAIDAYRVLLPPSAEHWFGTDELGRDVFTRVIYGARISLKVGFVSVGIAVVIGTVLGLVSGFYGGLVDTIIMRFVDIMLCFPTFFLILAVIAFLEPSIWYIMAIIGLTGWMGVARLVRAEVLSLRERDFVLAARALGASDVRILLRHVLPNAVSPVLVSATLGVAGAILTESALSFLGIGVQPPTPSWGNILTSGKDYIEFAWWLSLFPGGAILVTVLAYNLLGEGIRDALDPRV; encoded by the coding sequence ATGGCCTACCGCGACAGCTGGTTCCATACGGTCTTCTGGAAACGTTTCCGGCGCAACCGTTTCGCCCTGGCCGGCGGCGTGGTTGTGGTGGTGCTCTTTGCCATCTCGTTCCTGGCTCCCTACATCGCCCCCTGGGACCCGGACGCCATCGACGCCTACCGCGTTCTGCTCCCGCCGTCGGCCGAACACTGGTTCGGGACCGACGAACTGGGGCGGGACGTCTTTACCCGTGTCATCTACGGAGCCAGGATCTCGCTCAAGGTGGGATTCGTATCAGTAGGCATCGCCGTGGTTATCGGCACGGTGCTCGGTCTCGTCTCCGGATTCTACGGCGGGCTTGTCGATACGATTATCATGCGGTTCGTGGACATCATGCTCTGCTTCCCCACGTTTTTTCTCATCCTCGCGGTGATCGCCTTTCTGGAGCCGTCTATCTGGTACATTATGGCCATCATCGGCCTCACGGGCTGGATGGGAGTGGCCCGGCTCGTGCGGGCCGAGGTCCTGTCGCTGCGGGAGCGTGATTTCGTGCTGGCTGCCCGCGCCCTCGGCGCATCGGATGTGCGGATACTGCTCCGCCATGTCCTGCCAAACGCCGTATCGCCGGTCCTGGTGTCCGCCACCCTTGGTGTGGCCGGCGCAATTCTCACCGAATCGGCTCTGTCTTTTCTCGGCATCGGGGTCCAGCCCCCCACGCCGAGCTGGGGTAACATCCTCACCTCCGGCAAGGACTACATCGAGTTCGCCTGGTGGCTTTCGCTGTTCCCCGGCGGAGCCATCCTGGTGACCGTTCTGGCCTACAATCTGTTGGGCGAGGGAATCAGGGACGCCCTTGACCCGCGGGTCTGA
- a CDS encoding M48 family metallopeptidase, producing the protein MKLAKWLLGPLAALGILAGCATSMTDIKGFNMISIEQEKELGNKFAVEIEKQQQPVNDPEVQRYVDKVGKRLLSGARAVEFDYVFKVVKDDSVNAFAIPGGRVYVHTGLLKAADNETELAGVLAHEINHAVARHGTRQMTQEYGYSLVLSLVLGDNPNMLAQLAGQLFGKAGMMSYSREYENQADFLGVETMYKAGYNPNGLTSFFQKLNAMDGGTQSNVARFFSTHPLTSERIQRVQAEIAKLPPQRYLTDETEFKKIKGRLK; encoded by the coding sequence ATGAAGTTGGCGAAATGGTTGCTTGGACCGCTGGCGGCACTGGGTATCCTTGCCGGTTGTGCCACGAGCATGACCGACATCAAGGGTTTCAACATGATCTCCATCGAGCAGGAGAAGGAATTGGGCAACAAGTTTGCCGTGGAGATCGAAAAGCAGCAGCAACCCGTGAACGACCCGGAGGTCCAGCGTTACGTGGACAAGGTAGGCAAGCGGTTGCTGTCCGGTGCCCGGGCAGTGGAATTCGACTACGTCTTCAAGGTGGTGAAGGATGACAGCGTCAATGCGTTCGCCATCCCCGGCGGACGTGTGTATGTGCACACGGGCCTGCTGAAGGCGGCTGACAACGAAACGGAGCTGGCCGGCGTCCTGGCCCACGAGATCAACCATGCGGTCGCCCGTCACGGCACTAGGCAGATGACTCAGGAGTATGGCTATTCTCTGGTCCTTTCCCTTGTCCTGGGGGACAACCCCAACATGTTGGCGCAGCTGGCCGGCCAACTCTTCGGCAAGGCGGGTATGATGTCATACAGCCGGGAATACGAAAACCAGGCAGATTTCCTCGGCGTGGAGACCATGTACAAGGCCGGATATAACCCCAACGGCCTGACGAGCTTTTTCCAGAAGCTGAACGCGATGGACGGCGGTACCCAGAGTAACGTGGCCCGGTTCTTTTCGACCCATCCCCTTACGTCGGAGCGGATTCAACGGGTGCAGGCCGAGATCGCCAAGCTTCCTCCCCAGCGCTATCTGACGGACGAGACGGAATTCAAGAAAATAAAGGGGCGGCTCAAGTAA
- a CDS encoding ATP-binding protein — MDTDWSNLAVRLERLLERFERIIDRHDPVLPRDPAFFDGAIAFRWRRSGEQGTFEPVTHPHLPDPADLVGIDLVREDLIRNTAQFMDGYPANNVLLWGERGTGKSTCVKGMLRLFADRGLRLVEVQRDDLMSLPALIAALRSVPRRFILFCDDLSFGEGEGGYRELKALLEGSIEAKPTNILFYATSNRRHLLPERMEDNLSSEIHPEEAVSEKLSLADRFGMALGFYPFSQDVYLSIVERYAEKFALPMEREALRKEAHLWAMYRGSRSGRSARQFIDDLAGRLGVRLNDR; from the coding sequence ATGGACACCGATTGGAGTAATCTCGCCGTCAGACTTGAACGTCTGCTCGAACGGTTTGAACGGATCATTGACCGCCATGATCCGGTTCTTCCCCGGGATCCGGCCTTTTTCGACGGAGCCATTGCCTTCCGCTGGCGCCGGTCGGGTGAACAAGGCACGTTCGAGCCGGTGACGCATCCCCATCTTCCCGATCCTGCCGATCTGGTTGGCATTGATCTGGTCCGCGAGGACTTGATCCGGAATACCGCCCAGTTCATGGACGGCTACCCCGCCAACAACGTCTTGCTGTGGGGGGAGCGGGGCACCGGCAAATCGACCTGCGTCAAGGGAATGCTCCGGCTGTTTGCGGACCGTGGACTGCGGCTCGTGGAGGTCCAGCGGGACGATCTGATGAGCCTGCCGGCTCTCATTGCAGCCCTGAGATCGGTGCCGCGGCGCTTCATCCTTTTCTGTGACGATCTCTCGTTCGGCGAAGGGGAGGGAGGATACCGGGAGCTCAAGGCTCTTCTTGAAGGCAGCATCGAGGCAAAGCCGACGAATATCCTGTTCTATGCCACCTCTAACCGTCGCCACCTGCTTCCCGAGCGGATGGAGGATAATCTCAGCAGCGAGATCCACCCCGAAGAGGCCGTGTCCGAAAAGCTCTCCTTGGCCGACCGGTTCGGCATGGCGCTGGGGTTCTATCCGTTCAGCCAGGACGTATATCTGTCCATCGTTGAGCGATATGCGGAAAAATTCGCTCTTCCCATGGAGCGGGAGGCGCTCCGGAAAGAAGCGCATCTGTGGGCCATGTACCGTGGAAGCCGGTCGGGACGCTCTGCCCGTCAGTTTATCGATGATCTTGCCGGGCGGCTCGGTGTCAGGCTCAACGATCGTTGA